In Devosia sp. 1566, a single genomic region encodes these proteins:
- the clpA gene encoding ATP-dependent Clp protease ATP-binding subunit ClpA, producing the protein MPSFSRGLEKALHQAMNLARERNHEFATLEHLLLALTDDRDTIAVLAGCDVDVDALKSDLEDFINEELDSLIVANGQDARPTAAFQRVIQRAVIHVQSSGREEVTGANVLVAIFAERESHAAYFLEQQDMSRLDAVNFISHGITKSGPSEERKVRGAEDGEGNSEGGRGDNAKSSALADFCVDLNAKARAGKIDPLIGRDAELRRTIQVLCRRSKNNPIYVGDAGVGKTAIAEGLARKIVEGDVPEVLKEAVIYSLDMGSLLAGTRYRGDFEERLKAVMKELEKLPHAVLFIDEIHTMIGAGATSGGALDASNLLKPALASGAIRCIGSTTYKEYRQFFEKDRALVRRFQKIDVNEPSIPDAIEIVKGLRPYFEEFHKIKYTDDALKAAVELSARYINDRKLPDKAIDVIDETGASQMLLTEDQRKQVIDVEDIENTIATIARIPPKSVSKSDAELLSSLEQSLKTVVYGQDAAITALSSAIKLARAGLREPEKPIGSYLFTGPTGVGKTEVAKQLADTLGVELLRFDMSEYMERHTVSRLIGAPPGYVGFDQGGLLTDGVDQHPHCVVLLDEIEKAHPDLYNILLQVMDHGKLTDHNGKSVDFRNVILIMTSNAGAMDLQKSPIGFGRKREVGDDEEAINRIFTPEFRNRLDAIISFAPLPREVVRRVVEKFVLQLEGQLAERGVTINLTSEAADWLAEHGYDERMGARPLGRVIQEHVKKPLADQVLFGELVNGGSVTVAVVGEGADAKLELVAVPPRPAKPKALPKPKKPKATADKE; encoded by the coding sequence ATGCCATCATTTTCTCGCGGACTGGAAAAAGCTCTGCATCAGGCGATGAACCTGGCGCGCGAGCGTAACCACGAATTCGCTACCCTCGAACACCTTCTGCTCGCCCTGACCGACGATCGAGACACCATTGCCGTCCTTGCGGGCTGCGATGTCGATGTCGACGCGCTCAAGAGCGATCTCGAGGACTTCATCAATGAGGAACTCGACAGCCTCATCGTCGCCAATGGCCAGGACGCTCGGCCCACTGCCGCGTTCCAACGGGTCATTCAGCGCGCCGTAATCCACGTCCAGTCTTCTGGCCGCGAAGAGGTCACCGGTGCCAATGTGCTGGTTGCCATTTTTGCCGAGCGTGAAAGCCATGCTGCTTATTTCCTCGAACAGCAGGATATGAGCCGGCTCGATGCGGTCAATTTCATCAGCCACGGGATCACCAAGTCTGGTCCCAGCGAGGAGCGCAAAGTGCGTGGTGCCGAGGACGGTGAAGGCAATAGCGAAGGCGGGCGGGGCGACAACGCCAAGAGTTCGGCTCTCGCAGATTTCTGCGTGGATCTGAACGCCAAGGCACGAGCAGGCAAGATCGATCCATTGATCGGTCGTGATGCCGAGTTGCGCCGCACCATCCAGGTGCTGTGCCGCCGCTCCAAGAACAACCCGATCTATGTGGGTGACGCCGGCGTGGGCAAGACGGCGATTGCCGAAGGCCTAGCCCGCAAGATCGTTGAGGGCGATGTGCCCGAAGTGCTCAAGGAAGCGGTGATCTACTCGCTCGACATGGGCTCCCTGCTGGCCGGCACCCGCTATCGCGGTGACTTCGAGGAACGTCTCAAGGCCGTGATGAAGGAGCTGGAAAAGCTGCCTCATGCCGTGCTCTTCATCGACGAAATCCACACCATGATCGGTGCGGGTGCAACCTCGGGCGGCGCGCTCGATGCTTCGAATCTCCTCAAGCCTGCTCTGGCTTCCGGCGCGATCCGGTGCATCGGTTCGACCACCTACAAGGAATACCGCCAGTTCTTCGAAAAGGACCGCGCGCTGGTGCGGCGCTTCCAGAAGATCGACGTCAACGAGCCTTCGATCCCCGATGCCATCGAAATCGTGAAGGGCCTGCGTCCTTATTTCGAAGAGTTCCACAAGATCAAGTACACCGACGATGCTCTCAAGGCGGCGGTGGAACTGTCGGCCCGCTACATCAACGACCGCAAATTGCCCGACAAGGCGATCGACGTCATCGATGAAACCGGCGCTAGCCAGATGCTGCTCACCGAGGATCAGCGCAAGCAGGTGATCGATGTCGAGGATATCGAGAACACCATCGCCACCATCGCGCGCATCCCGCCAAAATCGGTTAGCAAGTCCGATGCGGAACTGCTGAGCAGCCTCGAGCAAAGCCTCAAGACCGTGGTCTACGGACAGGATGCCGCCATCACGGCACTGTCCTCCGCGATCAAGCTGGCCCGTGCCGGCCTGCGCGAGCCCGAAAAGCCGATCGGCTCTTACCTGTTCACCGGTCCTACCGGCGTCGGCAAGACCGAAGTGGCCAAGCAACTCGCCGACACGCTCGGGGTGGAGCTGCTGCGCTTCGACATGTCCGAATATATGGAGCGTCACACCGTGTCGCGCCTGATCGGTGCCCCTCCGGGTTATGTCGGCTTTGATCAGGGTGGTCTTTTGACCGACGGGGTGGATCAGCATCCGCATTGCGTCGTGCTGCTGGATGAAATCGAGAAGGCCCATCCGGACCTCTACAACATCCTGTTGCAGGTGATGGATCACGGCAAGCTCACCGACCACAACGGCAAGTCGGTCGACTTCCGCAATGTGATCCTGATCATGACCTCCAATGCGGGCGCTATGGACTTGCAGAAGAGCCCGATCGGCTTTGGCCGCAAGCGCGAAGTCGGGGACGACGAAGAAGCCATCAACCGCATCTTCACTCCCGAATTCCGCAACCGGCTTGATGCGATCATCTCCTTTGCGCCCCTGCCGCGCGAAGTGGTCCGTCGGGTGGTCGAGAAGTTCGTTCTGCAGCTGGAAGGTCAGCTTGCCGAGCGGGGCGTCACCATCAACCTGACCTCGGAAGCCGCTGATTGGCTCGCCGAGCACGGTTACGACGAACGCATGGGTGCCCGTCCTCTGGGTCGCGTCATCCAGGAACACGTCAAGAAGCCCCTGGCCGATCAGGTTCTCTTCGGGGAATTGGTCAATGGCGGCTCGGTGACCGTGGCCGTCGTTGGCGAAGGCGCCGATGCCAAGCTGGAACTGGTCGCAGTCCCACCGCGCCCCGCCAAGCCCAAGGCCCTGCCCAAGCCCAAAAAGCCCAAGGCCACCGCCGATAAGGAGTAA
- the tyrS gene encoding tyrosine--tRNA ligase, translating into MSKFKSDFLRVLDERGFIHQISDPEGLDALALKGPITGYVGYDATATSIHIGNLITVTMLYWLQETGHRAISLMGGGTSMVGDPSFRDEQRKLLTVEQIEANIASIKRVYSNILRYDGHNPAIMINNAEWLLNLNYIEFLRDVGRHFSVNRMLSFDSVKLRLDREQSLSFLEFNYMIMQGYDFVELNRRYGTVLQMGGSDQWGNIINGVDLSHRMGGPQLYALTTPLLTKSSGEKMGKSASGAVWLNGDLFSPYDFWQYFRNTEDADVGKFLKIFTRLPLDEIAKLAALGGTEINEAKKVLATEVTAIVHGRQAADEAAATAKATFEAGSVDLSLPTATVSRAELNGGVGILSALVMAGLAASNGEARRHVASGAVRVNDTVVEDDKLSLGENALLAEGVIKLSVGKKRHALIKPV; encoded by the coding sequence ATGTCGAAGTTCAAGTCTGATTTCCTGCGCGTGCTCGATGAGCGCGGTTTCATCCACCAGATTTCCGATCCGGAGGGGCTCGATGCCCTGGCCCTCAAGGGACCGATCACTGGCTATGTGGGGTATGACGCGACAGCCACGTCGATCCATATCGGTAACCTGATCACCGTTACGATGTTGTACTGGCTGCAGGAAACCGGCCATCGGGCGATCAGCTTGATGGGCGGCGGCACCTCGATGGTTGGGGATCCTTCCTTCCGCGACGAGCAGCGCAAGCTGCTGACCGTCGAGCAGATCGAAGCCAATATCGCGAGCATCAAGCGGGTCTACAGCAACATTCTGCGCTATGATGGCCACAATCCAGCCATCATGATTAACAATGCTGAATGGCTTCTGAACCTCAACTATATCGAGTTCCTGCGTGATGTTGGCCGGCACTTTTCGGTCAACCGCATGCTCAGCTTCGACTCGGTCAAGCTCCGGCTCGATCGCGAACAGTCGCTCAGCTTTCTCGAATTCAACTACATGATCATGCAGGGCTACGACTTCGTCGAGCTCAACCGCCGCTATGGCACCGTGCTGCAGATGGGCGGCTCGGATCAGTGGGGCAACATCATCAATGGCGTTGACCTCAGCCATCGCATGGGTGGACCGCAGCTTTATGCGCTGACGACGCCACTGCTGACCAAGTCGAGCGGCGAGAAGATGGGCAAGTCTGCCTCGGGGGCCGTGTGGCTCAATGGCGACCTCTTCAGCCCCTATGACTTCTGGCAGTATTTCCGCAACACCGAGGATGCGGACGTTGGCAAGTTCCTCAAGATCTTCACGCGGCTGCCGCTCGACGAGATTGCCAAACTGGCAGCGCTTGGTGGGACCGAGATCAATGAGGCCAAGAAGGTGCTGGCCACCGAGGTGACCGCCATCGTGCATGGCCGCCAGGCGGCCGACGAGGCGGCGGCGACGGCCAAGGCGACCTTTGAAGCCGGCTCCGTCGACCTGTCGTTGCCCACTGCGACCGTGTCGCGGGCAGAGTTGAACGGAGGCGTCGGGATCTTGTCGGCGCTGGTGATGGCGGGGCTGGCGGCCTCGAACGGCGAAGCGCGCCGGCATGTGGCTTCAGGTGCGGTGCGCGTCAATGACACCGTGGTCGAGGACGACAAGCTGAGCTTGGGCGAAAACGCGCTGCTCGCCGAGGGTGTGATCAAGCTGTCCGTCGGCAAGAAGCGGCATGCGTTGATCAAGCCGGTTTAG